Genomic DNA from Danaus plexippus chromosome 16 unlocalized genomic scaffold, MEX_DaPlex mxdp_23, whole genome shotgun sequence:
attactgtCTAAAACGTCATcattttgagtattttttttcttatttatagaaaaatggtaaggtaaacaaataaaacctaCAGCTACTACCTAGTTTGAATTTGGTTACAGTAATCGATTTTAAGCATAAATGTCAAGTCTACTTACCAAAATCAAATACATACCTTTATGAAtaggtttgttttaaaaaaaattaattatatcttttcaGCTTAAAGGTAGCAATCGAAGTCTTCCAATTTCTAAATGACATAAAACAGAACAATGTCGTGTTAGTTatcatgtataaatttaagtaattacaGTATTTGAAGTCAacgtaatagtaaaataataagtgaattaaaacatatttacaaataattgagctattaaaaatcgttttattttcgTATACTTTAACAGATATGAAgaaatttacataacaatttcgtatataatataaatactttttcggatttcatttacttaaaaaaaaactgtcgtTTTTTttgattctataaaaaaatatatcttaatctGATATCCGTGAGCTACATAactgtacattatttttcacacaaatgtatttaagttTGCAATTGGATttcgtatttcattttaactgCATGAAGATCTTGACCCCGTTGAGAGTTGCATTTAATTTGGGTACAACAAATAATCAAGTTTGCTGCACTATGCAATATAATACCTCtttattaatcttataaatataacaacctctttatttaaattatgataatctAATGACATATTGTGGTGAGCGTGCAATTTCGTTTTTCTACACAATcgaaaagtaatgtttttgcaTATATTGCTTCCATATTACAAATGATGTATTTGAAACATTGCGCCCTACATCTTCGCTTCcttctttcataatattaaagcaatgtGTCACagctacaaaatatattatgtatataatgattaatatttaaacgatCAATGCAATTTGATCATAAAAaagttagtattattttttttttttttttttttttttttttatgctgtggcttcattcgcattggcatcgtggaatattctgccaatgtcaaagttttatattgtttaaacataattttaatcatattaactAAACCTTACGATTATATCAAGTGCTCTTCTGCACAACATATATATGGAGAGTTAATAATTCCATTTATGCATGGTATTGTGTTAAGGTAGGTTATTGAATGGCAAACGAGAAACGTTTCGTATGTAATGAGTGCAACATTGTGCTAAGCATAGCTTCTGCTTTGAGAATCACTTTTGCTGAActcagaattaaataaaaagcattttacttttataataaaaagaaatagtatactatttttttttgaaatgcatatgcaagtattattttaacaactaaaagtcataattaaaagagaaaataattcgttttataataatagacgCATATAATAagcagatataaattttatgaacatatTATGTACAGAAAAGCAAATTCAATATatgcataatatataaaattaaaaaaacactaaaaGCAGACAACTACGATATTAACATTAACGATGATTAAGTGACAACAAAGGTGAAAAGGAAAAGCGGTAATGaagcgtttaaaaaaaatgtgaaaagtCACTtggaaaaaatcatttaaataaaagacattattctatttaaacataacCTAAAATACGCATttaaacagataatatataaatcttcattatttttatgtataacgtCATAGCTTTCTCGCTGTACTGTTATAAATGTCGGGCGATATCAAATAGGAAGAGACTTGGTAATCAGTACCTATCCTTACTACGTTTGCATCGTTGTACTAAGTACCGAgcgttttaagtttttcaatcatatatattctatgacagtataaaagtaatataaaaaaaaaagttaaattcgTCGTGTGACGTTAACAGCTCACGGTAAGAGAATTGAAACGTGATTAAACTTGCGCTGTGAGGAAGATCGAATACAGAAGTTTCGAAGGCGATCAAGTTTGAGAGGTTCTCACAGCATCCAAATAGCAAACGTAGGTATTAGCATGATCTTAGTTCGAGATAGATGGAAATTATGCATAGAGTTTAGAATCTATGATCGATTGTCAATCGACTGGCTTTGTACATGGGGTGTATTAATACAAGGTGTGTATTACAAGGTGTGAATCATTATTCCTTGTGTCTTGATTTAGCCCACCAAATTAGctatattaatgtttgtttccaataataaaaaaatgtttaaggaATCACAACTATTCATTTGATGTTTAAGACTtaaggtatatttatttaatatacgtatgttaagttaacttatttaaaagtagAAGTAGTGTTGCCCAAATGCAAGAAAAAGACGAGACTTGGCCAGTCTTGGTTGTGGTCTTGGTCTTGCAGCAAGAGTGTCGCAAgtcttgtaattaattattatcctGTCGCTGTTTATTAAACGTTACTTTAGAAATTAACATAGCCATGATAAAGACcaaccaaattaataaatgtctaaACATTTCATGAGAAATTCAAAACATCAACTGACATCGTTTGGGGTTTGAACTCACGACCTCAGCCAACAGTGCCGATGCTCTAACTAACCAACTGAGCTATCAACTGTGTCCCGCGGGAGCCAGTCTGTTTGTTAATAAacgtttacatttaataatcttCAATGTACTTAAATATGGTTTAAACATATAGATATTAATGACATTAACTTGactgtgttttaaataacattatctgTCTTCCTATATATTTTCTGCATATTTCTTCTTCAAAATTCTATGTACCAgtactttttttaagttttgtttgttttctatGTGTCAATTACTTcttttatataggtatataatttaaattaacccCATCCGGTCCACTTATTCTGGAGTTTACTTCTCAAGTAAAGTTGTTCAaatactgtatattttttacatgtatgtaaatgaatacatattttcaaaaatatattgtgatgcCACAGTcactatttcaatttatttatttaaacatatattattatattcgggCTCCTAACAGGACATAAATCTTATTGcacgctttttatattattcgattactataatagaaaatttttataagtttgaaatgtataaaaaatgtctacaatgtttattaaatgggTGATGAGTGATGACATATTTAAGCactttgtgttttaaaacCGTCCAGAACAGATCAGCATAATGAATTTGTGTCTATTCTAAGCAcccaaaaacttattttattctttggaACACTTGTACTTTCTGGCGGCAATGAAACAGTGTCAAATGTTGCGCGTGCGCCGCGGCAGCGGCTATTGTTTGCATGCGCAATAGAAGCCGCCGCCGCCGGCCGCCCGGCACTTTGATGATGCCGACAAAGCACCGCTCACTATCACACTCAATGCCGATGGTCAAAACTAGGGATGAACTCTTTTTACTCTTAATGGATATTTTCATTCGCTATATACGTTTGTTTATGGTACCTCATGTTCGTAATTCGCATAAGTccaattttccaaaaaaataaataaatatatattttgcctCTCATTAGGGTCTCTCAGCGTATACCCCGAACCCCTGTACTCACTCCCTGAAGCAAGTGTCTCGCAGGCTTAGTCTTGTTCCTGCTTAAATCTTGAACAGTTAATCTTGGTCTTGGTCTTGCTAAAATTCAAGAACAAGACCAAGACCGACTTTGGGCAACACCAACTACAAGTTGTCTGAATAAAAACAAGTGAGGATAGAAAAGAACATCGCCCTCTTGAAGTTAGGATGAAATTCAGTCCTAAAACATATTACATCATACTTAAAAGGTTCCaaatgaatatgtatataaatacacctcgtctgtccgtgaccGCGGTTGCTGCTAAGTCATCGAAACGTAAGGagtttgttgttaaaaataattataaaagcgtagtaaatccgaaaaatatcagttttattttaataaatacaattaattggcagagaaaattaacaaaaaatatcattttttcttaatacagACATATCATGTGATATAAAcgattaaattgttatttttgttttggtgACGAGTTAGgacaataaatgtattaaataaggtttattaaaataattttgtcactAGCTTTATTCTAATATCACgttatataatctgtaattagatattttatttcctttatcaTGTCTTGTTTATACTGTTATGAAATGTCAATAATTGAGgaataacaaattttcttcTGTTAACTCAAATTCCCAAATTAATACAAAGATTGGCagtttttagaatttataacgTAAGTATACGTAATGCGTGTAATGAGAAAAATGGCTATTTCAGTTAAATGAtctttaattctatattttctattgaaaccttaattaaagttttaccACAAAATTGCTACtgtgttaaaatattgaacaagGTTAATGTGATCTAAGACTTAcgagagtattcatttaaataaaactaatattttgacagcagccgtgatcacgggcagacactttcatctcgtctgcccgtgatcacagttgctgcaaTGTAGCTGAGACATCCggagtgtgtagtttaaaataataaaataacaccgAAGTAAACCGaaaatagtgtttttttaattaaacaagatTAGTACCGAatggattttatatatgtcaataaaagTTGGTTACGTACctacagataaataaatatagtagaGTGTACACTAAGGATACAATGATATAACGAAcggtaattaaaaagaaacccATGTGCATGTAATTAGTTATTATGTTGCTTTTTAATTACAGGAAATATCTCTAGAAttgctataaataaactaCTCATTTGATATACATAATCTACGAACAACATGTCAGTTCtctgtgaaaaatattatgatttgaaTTTACACATATATGAACGCatttacatgtatatacaGCATTATTTAAGAAAGAATTAAGTTTCGCAAGCaggcttttaatatttaataccgTGACTACAATCAATCTCTGTATAACTTTGATTCATATTACCTTAAATTTTATGCCAAGggcaaaatattatgtttcaaagtattattacgttttatattttcttatattttcaaataatcacACTACTTTTCAATGTcaactttatatacatttatatatatgtgtaatatatatattacacttaaaataattttatttggataCAATAAATAGGAGTTacctaagaaataaataaaatcatttatatattttttataagcgcCCTCTGTCATCACTAAGGCAATTTAAAAGTTGATGTGTAAAACTAGATGTCGCTAGTTGTGATCTTTCATATGTTTCATGTTTTTCCTTTACCCGCGAGAATActgtaatttgtataattaacagataaatataattattcgtGGTCCATACTTATTACAATAGTGTTTCGCAAATACCTTCTTGCTGTTTTTAGTGGTTAAAGGAGAAACACGGTTCACATGAGCTAATTTAAATACGAGGTGTGGTTTTAAGAGGcgaaataaaagcaaaatataatgttgttaCTCTCTCTttggttattttgttttgttttgcatGGTTGTGTACTATTGCTAGGTAGGATACACTATAACAAATGTAATGATTCGTTTTCAACAATCTCTTTACAGCCTTTGGCTAGTTTCGTATCATTTAATATGTAGCTGTAATTTCACTAGTTTGTCAAAGTTCATACAAAGTTGGGAGATCATTCTAAGGTAATAAATGCACTACTATTCTAACGCGAATAAATAACTCACGTCAAATgagatgttttttaaatattaattcaaaatattgatataaaaaaggtttataactttaaatacaattactaCTACAGTTTTACGCTGcgtgtttaaaatgttaacaattttaaatagtctAAAGCTCGTCGCGACTCTCCTTTTTCAGCACAAGACCATCGACCGCTAAACTCGAATACTTAGCTATAAATCTATCCCAGAACTTTTCTCTCTCGCCCAAGGGattggttttaatattaagcgATTTTGTTATATGGAGgtaatttgtttcattattctCTTTAACGATGGGCCGCCATTTAAAATCTCCTAGGACGTCGTCCCCGCTCGAAGGGGTCGGGTCTCTGGAAAGAGTGATTTGAtacaattatctttaaaagttCCCTTATAGATTGGCAAGGAGTCACTTGAAATATCGATTAAGCATGGAATAAATGGACAGTCATTTTATTGTAAGCTTTAAGgtggtttaataaaaatattactttgtaaataaataaactaatcttTGTTTGAAGAGAGGTCAATTCGAAAGGTAATTAACAATGTAATTTTTGACATTCAGACGATCAGGTCGAAGgtcattaattattgtttaattatatcaaaattaattaataattaatttcattatggGACTGtatgattacttttatttttcagtgagccacttttattaatcaaaatactgaaaattctagtcataattataataatttgtgtattaaaaagatattttgcGATCAATATCAATTCGATTGTTCACATTACGTTATAGTTGAGTTTTAAATACATCGtgtctaatatattatactaataataagtCAAGATTACCTCGTTCTAGCGAAATTCGCCCAAAGCCGTAccatttttcttaaaactttgAACTCGGGTTGATCGCTCACTAGTTTTGATagttctatataattatttcttatacgATTACAAAgatgtaaataacataattcgtCGGCGACAGTGGCTCCCCAATGTTCTATACTGAATCTTGATCTGGAAGcgataaaattactattttcatttatagagCCCCTGAAATCGAATAAGTAGTAATAGACAGGTGATTCTAATTCTCTTGATAGTTCCTTGGCAGCCTTATTCAGAGCATATTGCTGTACCATGTCACCGGAGTATACGACGTATTCTAGTatattttcgtaataaaaataaccctTTTCGAAATAAAAGTCCAATATTTCTTTAGCTGCTTCCTTATGTACATCGCTATTTCTATCAAATCTGAAGTTTGTTCTGATTGGcagtaaaaataataggtcATAgcttatatcttttaaaagtcTGGGTTCCATGATGAAATGGGACGCTAAGTCCAACCCTTCCCTGGAGTTCATTCCGATTATAACCGGGACATCATTAAAGTATTTGCTATCTTCCGGTAGCGATGTCACGATTGCATCCGAAGTGTCCAGCTCTAAAGTGGGTGCGAAAGGCTGAATACTCATTTGTATTTTGTCAACTTGATCGCGATCAAGAACTGACGTTTCTTTATCATACAAGACGCTGACATTCAATTGTTGTAAATCTTCTAGCAATCTTAAACTATCATTTGTCTTAATGTTCAGTGCTTCGCCGAGTCTAAAAGCTTTCTCTCTTggatttttatgaaagaaaacaCTTTCTAACGCCGTCCCACTTTGTAATATGGCTGAGCTGAAAAGGTTCTTCGCTTTTTctgttcttaataaaatatcaattaaaactgAGCCACCTCTACTACCCATTAGAGTTACACGTTTCGGATCTCCGCCTAACCGGCTTATATTATCTCTAATCCATTTTAATCCCATTATAAAATCCTTAATGCCAGCGTTAGCGGGAATCACATCGTCCTCCGTTGTTAGATAACCTAAAACTCCAAGCCTGTGATTTATATGAACAACTACTACATTCTCTTCAATGAAAAAATCGGGTGAATAGGTATCCGTACTGTTAAAACCAGTTCTGAAATTGTCATTGTAATCAAAGACTACAACCGGGGAGGAGCCTTTCACATTAGgtgtaaatacatttaaatacaggCAGTCCTCGGAACCAGATAAGCCGTAGTTGTCATCCATTCTCAGCCTGGAATTGAATTGAAtgcatgtttgttttttattaaatgcctCATAAACACCTTTCCAACCTCTGTGGGGGACGGGTGGCtgaagtaaagaaaaaataaaatctagtaATTTTTGTACCATTCaattaattgcaataaataaaaagtggaACATACCTGGAAACGCAATTCACCCAAAGGTGGTTCGGCAAATGGTATACCGTTGAATGTAAAGTAACCTTTAtgtttcaaaaatgttttatccaACTTCCCGGCTAGAATACCTTGATTTAATTGCAGTTCTATGATTTCGTATTCTTCGGATGCACATAAATTGAACGTAAGTagtgaaaagaaatatattatatgtttattcattttgtaacaaaaacacGTACGTGTATTAAAGATCGTGCAtcacctttttttaatttcgaccaataaataatgttagcgATAAAACAGTACTTAGTACGATTTCGTTATCATTATATCATGGAGTCGATAACCGTTCCCGCATTCAGttaatacgaaatatatttaatagtttgaaACGTCTTGAAAGGTTTATTTAACgagttgataaaatatttaaataataacaacatttttcaatccatataatattatattcagccCAAAAAGCAACACCTGcttttaattatctgtatttaaat
This window encodes:
- the LOC116772205 gene encoding venom carboxylesterase-6-like, which codes for MNKHIIYFFSLLTFNLCASEEYEIIELQLNQGILAGKLDKTFLKHKGYFTFNGIPFAEPPLGELRFQPPVPHRGWKGVYEAFNKKQTCIQFNSRLRMDDNYGLSGSEDCLYLNVFTPNVKGSSPVVVFDYNDNFRTGFNSTDTYSPDFFIEENVVVVHINHRLGVLGYLTTEDDVIPANAGIKDFIMGLKWIRDNISRLGGDPKRVTLMGSRGGSVLIDILLRTEKAKNLFSSAILQSGTALESVFFHKNPREKAFRLGEALNIKTNDSLRLLEDLQQLNVSVLYDKETSVLDRDQVDKIQMSIQPFAPTLELDTSDAIVTSLPEDSKYFNDVPVIIGMNSREGLDLASHFIMEPRLLKDISYDLLFLLPIRTNFRFDRNSDVHKEAAKEILDFYFEKGYFYYENILEYVVYSGDMVQQYALNKAAKELSRELESPVYYYLFDFRGSINENSNFIASRSRFSIEHWGATVADELCYLHLCNRIRNNYIELSKLVSDQPEFKVLRKMVRLWANFARTRDPTPSSGDDVLGDFKWRPIVKENNETNYLHITKSLNIKTNPLGEREKFWDRFIAKYSSLAVDGLVLKKESRDEL